The Oscarella lobularis chromosome 8, ooOscLobu1.1, whole genome shotgun sequence nucleotide sequence CTTAACCGCTCGGGCTGGTATTCTTCCCCAGCACTGCATGCGAACGCAAAGGAGGTTCCAGAGGCCTGcgacttctttcgtcgccatCTGTTTCTGTGGAGGCCGAGAAGACAATGGAACTACAATTTCATTTGCCTCAGGTGCGGTAAGAACAGTATCACGTCAAAAAAGGCTTATATCCAAACATGGGACTAGTCCTCGACTTGAAGGACCAGTATTACCTGGCAATACATGGAATGTCGGGATTGCTCAGCGACGGCAATCGCTTGGGATGAACGCAATCAACGCATCCTAGAGCACTTGCCGACGAAATTAAGGGAGCAATTTCCCCGCTATTCTTACGCAACGACTAGCTTGTGAAAAATACCTAGCGGGTCTTTTGCACTCTCGCAGAGAGGGTAATACTCCAACAGCCCTGCTAAATAGCTGGCAAGAGCATCACGCCAAGAAATGATCAAAGAAATTAGCCAGCTATGTACGACAACCCTGACCCGATGCGCCCAATTCCAAAACCTACTTGGCTTCGACATGTGTACGTCTCAGAAAGGCGTACACGAACGACTTGGTGAAATGAGTGATCAAATGTCATCGACATTTGGCGAAATTCTCAAAATCGATTCCACTGTAAAAGTGGTTGAAAAACTTCAAGGCAAGGACGCCGGAATTGCTACGTTTGTCACGAACGTTGGAAATGAGAATTCCGAGATCGTCCAGTCAGTCCTAACAAAGGACGAGACACGAGAGCCGCTGCAGCCAATGGCAGACGGTCTCGTCCCCCAGATAAGCTGCATCAGGCGTAACCCCACCGGCGGTGCTATACACCGACCAGGAATGCTGCGGACCAGACGGGTCCATGTTCAACCGCCTCTTTCATGCACGGAAAGATAAAGGCGCGGTTGGACACCTGGCATTTGATGGGTAGATTGGGGGAGGAATGCACCAGCGTCCACCACGAGAATAACCTGCACACATCCTGGGCTAATTGAACGTCCTGCCCATAACATCTGTCTGAGTCTGAACCGAGATACGTTCTGCGTTTAAGTCGTCGACAGTTGCGCCCAATTTCAACAAAGCGGAGGCGGCGCGATGTGCCTTTTCTGCAGCTTTTTCAGCAGCCGCTCTGGAACGGGTGAAAGCAAGCTCTCTTTGTTCTCGTCGGAACACTTCATTTGCTTTATTTCGTCGAGCTCTGCTTTCCTCCCACACAGGGAGTTGCGCAGCTGAGTTTCGCAGCCGGACTTCTGTAGATGAGACGCGACGCTCGTATGAACGGACGTTCGTCAATTGCGCGGCCTTAACAGGGCTAGACGTGAATATAAAGACACTAGGAACtctttcgtcttcaacgTGGTGAGTACCTTTCCGGTTATGCGATCGCGGTTTtccttcgttcttcttcctgGCCTTGCCGTGGAAATGTGTCCTTTCTTGTGGCAGAAATTGCATGTGGCATTCTTGTGACAACATGTAGCGGGCGTGTTTCCCTTGCGGTCACAACGAGTACACGCTTGTTGTGGCGAGTAGCGTTGTGTTTACGGTGTTTATCATACCGTGGTTTGGCAACTCTGTGAACGGTGTCCTCCTTTCAGGTGTCCGGTTGCGCGCGTGCATCGCGAACAAAAATAGCTTCCCCGTGAGCGCgttcgaaagcgacggcgcgtTTCAAAGCGACAGCGATCGTAAGAGTGTCTTCTTCGAGAAGTTTCGATTGTAATTCTGTGTCGCGGAGGCCTGCAGTGAATTTTGTGAGAAGCTGGCTATTTAGGGCGTTCCCGTAATTGCAGTACTCCCGATAGCTTCCGTAAGGCGGCGAGGAATTCTTCCGCTTTTTCGCCTTCCTTTTGCCTGCGACGGGCAAAAGTGACGTGTTCGGACGTTGCCGAAGGACGCGGCGTGAAGTGTTCGGTCATTTCTTCTGTAAGTCGGTCGAGCGGAAGCGTTTTAGGGTCATCTGGCTGGCACAGGTCGCGCAGCTGCATGTAAGCGGCGTCGCCAATAGGGACAAGAAATGCGTCGCGGCGACAATTGCCATGTGCGGGATAGccattgacgtcgaaaaataGTTCGAGGCGTTCCCAGTCAtacgtaaataaaaaataggGTACGTGTTTCGAGAAAAATGGTGCTGAAGTTGGCGGGCCGATCCTCAGCTGATCTTATCTTCGCAACGTCGTGACGTTTCTTTCCAAAACAGCTACTAGCAAGCGTACCTAGCGAAGAAATGTTCCATCCTGTAGCTAAATCGAGCAAAAAATTGCGCGAACTTAGAGCCCGATCCTGCCGGTTCGACAGATCGCGCGCCTGCGGATTGCTTTAGCCATGACCAGCCTCCCGGAGTGTTTTTACACACTCGGCCAGTCACACGAGCACGACACGCGTCTGAAACGCCTTTCTTCGGGAACCTCAAAACCTACAGCGGTAGAGAAGCAAGACAACGGTGATtctacgacgacgtttgcctttgccttgACCATTCGCGCATTCGCTACTACGAATTGCGTCGTTGcgcttttcgcttcgatGCGGATCGCTGTTCTGGCTCCCTGCGCGCGTTCCCGTCTCGTCTTTGCGCTCCTCTCGATGAAATAACCGGAGAGCCTGCAGCGTATGTGTGCTGGTACCACTTCAAGGAGATTGATTCGTGCGAGCAGCTGATCGAACCTCGCTTACGAACCACCAGCTAAGAGAGTCGCTGCCGTACAGGTTTGTACAGTGTACTACAGTAtttgatttctttattttccTTGCTGCGTGATTGTAGTGGAGGTGCGATTATCGTATGCATCGGAGGATattgcggcggcgacggaagaACCGACTACGGCTGACGAGCCTGATGGTACGCCCTGCTAACTAATATGCGTTTAAATAATTGgttggtttctttttttccttgagTGACACGTCCGTTACAAAGGCTATTGCAGTTAACCGCGCCATGCTTATTGAGATTGCCGCTTGGGCTCTCAATTGTGCATATTTGTAActaatttttcttaggtttCTTCTTGAATCACAAACGCCATTCACAGAGAATTGCAGCGAGTGAAAGAGGCGTACTCAATTGAAATAAAAGCAGACGGCGAAAGACTCGGAAAATGGAAAGATCGAAAACAAGGAGGTAAACAAAGAGTCGGAATGATTGAATTAGGGTCAGCTCAGAATGCTGACAGCATGTAACGGAGACAACGAAGCAAAAacatttcttctttagatcAAGGCAATGAGGCGGATGTGAAGCTATAGTCAAGACCAGCAGTGAAAACCAGATTCAACACTAATTGTTGATAACAAAGATGTTGACTCATCATTTTGCAATATACTTATAGTGGGTGATGAGGTCGCGGAAAAGTAAAAGATCTTAGGAGCAAAATTGCGCCTAAACATTTGGCAATTTATGTGTACACTCGCTAATGCgatcaacaaaaaacgaactACATGTTCTGGTTGGACTTGGCAACTTGCATTTATCTCATCGGTACGAAGAAGACGGCTTCAAAGTGTTAATTCTAGCGCAAAGAGGACCCGAATTCGAAGCGATGGGTGATGTAAATATAAATACCGTGGTTTTGACCATAAGGCAGAAGAAGAGTCATTGCCGACGACGCACGCAAGGTTTTGGGTTTGAGAAGACTATTAGACGCATTGAAGCACTTATTGAGCAGACGTGCCAGAAGCATCTGCAGTCCTTCGAGCCAAATCTGGCTGACGCTAAACTTTTATACCAGCCACAAAACGCTCGAAAACTGCAATTTTAGACATAAGTTCAGACTCGATTCTTTTGAATTTAGGTGATGCTATCTGCGGTGATTGGCGGTTGTCGCACCGGCCACTTATTTTTAAACGACCATTTTCTCGCGCGCGTTTCTAGAGCTATTTAGAAACATACTTTGCCGTACGTGTACAAGTtcaaaattattattattatcaatTACCGGTAAGCATCACCTGCACATTTGTTTCCCGTCTGTTGCATGACCAGTCACCATGTCTCTATTCAACTACAGTAGAATTTCACTTTTCCGAACTTCAATGATCCGAACACGTCGGTAAACCGAACGGGGGTTAAGTCCAGCCATGCAAACCGCCGATTAGCTTATGAACTTGTACAGCTGGCAACGTACCGCCTTGAATTTTTGGACGTATCGCACTTCATCAGCAGCCTGAGCTGTTGCTAGGGCAAGTAGACAGGGTACGCAATGATTTAAAATTAGCCACGGATTATCAATCTTCAAAAGCCCTGAAACCCAATTTCTGCGACTAATCATGACAGCAGCTCCATCGCTGCCAAAGGCGGCAAGCTTTCTCAAATTTACGTTGCGTTTCTCACACACTTTTGTAATACCACCAAGCACTGCAGCAGCTCTGCCGTCGCTTACGGGAACTAATCCCAGAAGCGATGTTTGAACTTCCTTTTTTCTAAATATGAATCTCGCGTAGACAATCACTTCTTTAACAACAGCGACGTCTGTTGTTTTATCCGCAATCAATGAAAAATACAGCAATTGGTTGAGTTCATTCAACAGGGGCTTTCTAACAGTCGCAACAAGACACGACACCGCTTTTCGAATGAATTGTTAAGAAGTGTACGTTGAGTTTCTTCCCAAATTGAGATCAcgtatatatacatgtaggTGACGCCGACGCTTTCAAGAAGCCGTAACACATACGTAAATTTTGTAAGGTGAAAAATTTCCTTCTTGCATAGCCAATACATTGATTTTAAGAAGGCGATCATGGCTCTTCTCTCAGCACTTCAAACGCGTTGAAACGCCTCGATCTACTCGAGACGATGCCAGAGTCGCTTCTCTCTGAAAGGCAGACTGATGGCTTTTGGATTTCGCGTTCTGACAAAGATATTGTCTCGTCAAATACACGAACATCAACCAAAACAGCGCGTTCAACGAAGACGCTGCGTTAACGCTGACGGTGTTTACGACACAATTTGCACAGGCACGTGCCTCCGTCATTCACACTTTCCGCCCACGGAAAGTCAGCAAACCCAGATTTCTGTGCTTCAAACGTCGTTTTGATGCGTCGTTGGCTGCCTTCGAGGCCCGTTTACCACCGTTCGCGGATATGAACCGAAGATTTAGTGCAGTAGGCAAGACTGGTAAAAGTTCCGTCCGTAACATTACAAATAATGAAAGTCTTCACAGCAGCAGGAGGCGTATATGATTATGCATAAAGCCCAAGCAGGTGAAGCAGAGTGACTTTGTCACAAGCAGAGAGGCCTTTCTTGAGCATAGCGGCAATTAGCTCAGCATAGCGCTCAGTAAGCGGAGCATAGCGGCCCGCTGCGCTCAAACATACGTGGGGAGACCCCTGCAGTCAAACTTCTCTTTTTTGGACCTCTTAAGGCCCATTCACACTggcgacgtaacgtaacgtaacgtaacgtaacgtaagaCCATTCACACTTGTGCTACGTGACAATCAACAATGGGAAAGAATCGGCGCCTACTTTTGCTGCTCTTTCTGCATCGCAGACGCCAGCGccagcagaagaaaagaatatGGGTTAGACGTATTAATCATCATagggaaaagaaaggagaataTCATAGTCTAATCAACGAAATGAGGCTCTTTGATCACGAAAGCTTTTATAAATATTTTCGTATGACGCCCTCCCGCTTTGATCATTTGCTAAGTTTGATTGGACCCTGTATTACTAAAGAATCAACCACTTTTCGCAATTCTGTATCTCCTGGGGAGCGACTGGCCATAACCCTCAGATATCTAGCTACCAGAGACTCTATGCAAACTATCGCCTTTAGCTATCGAGTTGGACATTCTACAGTAGGCAATATCATCATACCTGTACAGCCATATGGAATACTCTGAGGCCATTGTACATAAGAACCCCCACTACATATTCTGACTGGAAAGAAATTAGCAGAGAATTCAATCAGTATTGGAATTTTCCTCATTGTATCGGCAGTATAGACGGAAAGCACGTCGTTATTCAGGCACCAAACGGAGCTGGCTCTCTATATTATAACTATAAGCATACTCATAGTATTGTTTTATTGGCCGTCTGCGACGCCAAATATTGTTTTACACTACTCAATATCGGTGACTACGGAAGCCATTCGGACGGCGGCATCCTCAGAAATTCCTCTTTCGGAAGAGCCCTCGAATCAAATCAACTATCTATACCTCAGCCGGAACATATTCAAGATTGCCCTCAACCATTACCTTATGTATTTCTTGGAGACGCTGCATTCCCCTTACGTGAAAATATTCTACGCCCATATCCAGGAAAATATTTGCCAGAGCCTAAGAAGATATTTAACTACAGATTATCAAGAGCTCGACGAGTAGTAGAAAATGCATTTGGAATTATGGCTTCTCGATTTCGTATCTTCAGACGTACTATTATAGCGTCTCCAGAAAAAGCCTCATTAATAACCTAAGCTACCTGCACTCTCCATAACTATCTTATAATATCCGATCGACAATTATCACATCAAGATCATCTATATTGTCCGCCCAATTCTATTGATCATGAAGATGAAAGAGGAAACTTTGTTGCGGGCGATTGGAGAGCAGACGAATCCAGCAATTTAGCTGACGGTATCCGCCTTGGAGGCAACCGTCCATCAGTGTCTGCATTGACCAACAGGGATCATTTCAGCACATATTTTAGCTCAGCAACTGGGAGAGTGGCCTGGCAAGATGCTCAAGTACGATTATCGTAAACTGCTAATGACATTAATGACTATGTAATACAGATACAGAGATTAATGTAATATGCTATAATAAGCTATTATTGATTAAACAACTAATTTTCCTCAAACTCAATCTGATAGAGTACCTCTTGAATACGTATTTTTGCAAGGGCTCTCTTTCTTGGATTGAGCCTTCTGATGGAGCTTCCGACGGACTGCCCAAAaagatcgttttcgtcgtcgacccGCTCTGTCTTCTGCAGCTGTCGAATAATTTCGAGGTCGACCTCGTTGCTGGCTGATTGCTTTCTTCTGCATACAGTCCAGTTATATTTTCTAGGCTGGAATTAACCAGATCGTACTCTACCTAcctcttccttctccccCTAGTCCCTTCATCGACCCTTGTTCTTTCATCCTCGACTACGTCGTCCTCGTTCTCTCCCTGTCCTTCTTCTCCGCCGTCATCAATCCTCTCATCCTCTTCTGCTTCCTCTGCCTGGCTTTCCAATAAAAAACTATCTGACGTTCTACAAAACAaggtaataattaataacatATTTCTTCTAATCTACTGCATTACCCTCTGTGACTAACGAAGTCTCTAAGGAACAACAGGCGCTCGTAATACGCCCACGGTCTcacgtcgtctcgcttgTCGCCGGTTCGCccttttcgcttcttcgattCCTTTGCGAACCGCTCTCGCAAAGCCCTCCACCTCTTCTGGCACGCTTCAACTAAAATTGACGACTCTCGCGAGAAAAACCTGCCTAATTAAACAAGTATACTAACTCCCAATGCTCAGCTCCTCTGAAATCTCCGTCCAAGCATTTTCCTTTCGCGTCGATACCTTATAAAAGGCATTCGATTTGTCGTAAAGGCAGGGATGGCTTTCGACAAGCTCGATgagtcgttcgtcgttcatATCTCTCCTTAACTTCCTTCCGTTAGCCTTATGCTAAGCGCCGAAAATAGACCCACCTTCTATTCCTTACGTCAACGTTGCGTTgcgttacgttacgttacgttacgtcacaatgGCACAGTGGGAATGGGTTACGtcacgttacgttacgtta carries:
- the LOC136190097 gene encoding uncharacterized protein; its protein translation is MPKVAAPTLPRVAAEKLSSTSKASGEGKSKVAEISREFNQYWNFPHCIGSIDGKHVVIQAPNGAGSLYYNYKHTHSIVLLAVCDAKYCFTLLNIGDYGSHSDGGILRNSSFGRALESNQLSIPQPEHIQDCPQPLPYVFLGDAAFPLRENILRPYPGKYLPEPKKIFNYRLSRARRVVENAFGIMASRFRIFRRTIIASPEKASLIT
- the LOC136190113 gene encoding transcription factor Adf-1-like isoform X2, translated to MNDERLIELVESHPCLYDKSNAFYKVSTRKENAWTEISEELSIGIEACQKRWRALRERFAKESKKRKGRTGDKRDDVRPWAYYERLLFLRDFVSHRGTSDSFLLESQAEEAEEDERIDDGGEEGQGENEDDVVEDERTRVDEGTRGRRKRKQSASNEVDLEIIRQLQKTERVDDENDLFGQSVGSSIRRLNPRKRALAKIRIQEVLYQIEFEEN
- the LOC136190113 gene encoding transcription factor Adf-1-like isoform X1, yielding MNDERLIELVESHPCLYDKSNAFYKVSTRKENAWTEISEELSIGIEACQKRWRALRERFAKESKKRKGRTGDKRDDVRPWAYYERLLFLRDFVSHRGTSDSFLLESQAEEAEEDERIDDGGEEGQGENEDDVVEDERTRVDEGTRGRRKRRKQSASNEVDLEIIRQLQKTERVDDENDLFGQSVGSSIRRLNPRKRALAKIRIQEVLYQIEFEEN